The window TATTACTGCAAAACTAGAACCAAATTTAGGGCACACAGCCAGAACCTATATCCATAGCATTTGATTAGTCGTGTCTTCATATGGTTTCCACAGTCGAAATTCCTTCGGATAGAATACTGGGTGCTTGAAGCGAATAGGCTTGCCAATAGAGGAGAGCAGCAACTATCCGCAAACGGAGGTAGGGATAATGAAGACTCGGAAGTTAGCGGGAACCCTAGCATTGCTTTGCCTAATCATCACATCGCTTACTGGATCTGTTCTTAGCGAGAAGGTCACGATTAAGGCTGTCATTTGGGGAGGGCAGAACGAGTTAGAGGTTGAGCAGCAGATTGCCGAGGAGTATAACCGACTGAATCCGCACATTGAACTAGTTGTTGAGTCCTATGGCGCCAGCTACAACGATAAGATCCTGGTAGAAACCGCGGGCGCGGTAGGTCCCGATGTCATGCTACTAGACTCAATAGCCGTTCCCTTTTGGGTTGATAAGGATCTATTGATCGACCTCAAACCATATTTGGAGCGGGATGAGCCAGATTTTCTTGATCAGTTTTTCCCAAACGTGATCGATGCTGGTCGAGTCGGGGATAGACTATATGCCATACCGAAGGATTTCACACCCCAGGTGCTTTACTACAATCGTCGTGCCTTTGATCTAGCCGGGATCACCGAACCCGAATTTGGTTGGACGTGGGAGGAATTCCTAGAAAAAGCTCCCAAGCTTACCAGCGATGAGCCCCGCCGCGAACGATATGCCGCTTACTTTTCCGATTGGATCTTCCGTTGGATCAACTGGGTGTGGTGTCTAGGGGGCGAAGTACTCGGTTGGGAAAATGGTCAGCTGATGGCCGATGGATACCTAGACTCAAAGGCCACCACTGAAGCAATTGGCGAGTTTATTGCCCTCAAAAATGACTATCGTGTGGCTATTAGCAGTCGTGATGTAGGCATATTAGGTGTTGAACCACTCCTTACTGGTCGTTGCGCCCTGTGGGGTTCTGGACATTGGTGGTTAGTAAACCTGCGCAAGCTGAGGGCCTTCAAACCCGAGGAGATCCGAGTAGTGAACTATCCTGTGCGGGTACAACAGGCCAACTTGATGGCTGAATCAGGCTTTGCCATGACTGTCAATACCAAGCATCCTGATGAAGCCTGGGAAGTAGTCAAGTGGCTTACCGGACCCTTTGCCCAGTCCGCAAGGGCTGAAAGTGGCCTGGCCATATCGGCAAATATCGCTATAGCCCAGGAATTCGCCTATGCGGACCCAATTGAGGAGGGATTCCTCCTAGACGTACCGTTTATGAAGGTTCATGTGATTGAGCATCCAAGCTACGATCAAATATCCAGCATTATTGATACTGCAATTAGATCCGCCGCCTACGATGGAAAGGCCCTTGGCCCAGCCCTGGAGATCGCCGCAGAACAAGTTGATATGGTCATCAAGAATAATCCATGGTCCCCATACGAAGAGTAGTGACTGAGCTTGACAAGAACATGAATAGGTTGTTAAGGACATACACTATTACTGATATAACCTTTATCTCAATCAACCGACGCCCCTGGAGGTGAGACGTAGAAGATACAAACGTAGTCCGCATAATCTATACGTGCTAATTCAGTTCATCCGGAAAGGAGCAAATAACATGAGTAAGAGAGTTCTTCTATTTGTTGGTGTTATCGTGGTACTAGTGCTTTCCGTAGTCCCTGTCATGGCTGAGAAAAATCCCAACAAGGCTAAGGCATATTTCTTTGATAAAGCCCCCACCATTGATGCTGACCTATCAGAGTGGGACCTAGCTAAGCCATCGATTGTGATTGGTCCAGGCTCGAATATTATGCGCGGAGACCTTGAATCTGCCGAGGATCTGACCGTAAAGTTGTATCTCGGTTGGGATTACGAGAACCTCTATGTTGCAGTTGATGTCAAAGACGACTCTGTACTTGGCACCTTTGACCTGAGCGACTATTGGGCCCAAGACCGGATCAACTTCGCTTTTGATGTCCTTAACGATACCACCGCAGAGACCTATGATACCGACAATCCGGGTAGTGGCAAATGGAAAGATGATGACTACTGGGTCTACTTCCACCCCTTTGGTGGTGATGAGGAAGAGGGCATAGTCACCATCATGCATAATAGTTTTTGGGGCGCGGTGGCTGGTGCGGAAATAGCCGCCCTACGAACCGATGATGGCTACATTTGTGAGTTGGTAATCCCCATCATTGCGCTGCCTGAACTATGGGTAGACGATGGTGTTGTCATTGGCTTTGACGTCTTTATTACCGATGGTGATGTGAATGAGTGGGGTGAATTGGTCATTTCTGAGATCATGTGGGGCAGATTCGAGTATCCCGGGACTTCCATCAAGTGGCAGTACTGGAAAGTAGGGGAGCTAGAATTTGTCATGGAATAACATTGCTTTTATTGCATCAGGGCCGATCGTGGCCCTGATGCAATACATTACCCACACATAAACAACCAATCCTGTGTCACTAGGCTTAGCACACAAGAACAGACGATTTCCGGCTCTGAGCCGTTCACCACCGAGTTGATGTGCTAAGTGACCTCTAACAAGAATACGCTACAAACACCGAGTCGTCAGAGCAGGGCTAGGAGTCAATTCACGCCAATGATGGTTACCAATTTAAGGCAGACCTTTCACTCTTAGATGAGTCTGTAACCAGCGGCGTTGAACTGTTGGGTATTATCTTTCACTACGGTATGGAGATACCAAACACCACGTCTACACTCTGGAACTGGCTTTAGGCGAATCGTTTCAGACAGGTTACCCTTTGGTCAACTGATTTTACAAACACTTAGTTTTGCTAAAAGCTTCGTGTCTGTTCCTAGAAGGCATCCAACAGCTTTCCTACCCTCGCATCCGGAACTACGCCTCGGCACGGCGGTGACTATCGCGCCAATGATCTGTATTACGGAAATTGCTGACATTGTCGATCTATTGGTGTAAAGGTAGCTCTTTTGATGGTTTACTGAAGGAAAGTATGCACCAATGTCGAACTATGATCATATACATCGTTCGCTATTCGCTTCCACATAGATGAATATTGTCGCCAACAACTTCCTTTGCTTTACTGAGTTTGCATCGACACAATGGGAACTAATCTGCACGATGCACAACGTTAACGCACATAATGACCGGCGTAAGACCGACCATTTAAGCTCTTTAGAAGGAAGGGATCGCTGTTGTACAAGTCTATTCGTTCTCTACGACATTCCGAATTGTATAGGCTCATCTTGGGTGTAGTAATCATCACACTGGGGTCAGCCTTACCCATTCAGGCCGCTTCGCCAGAAGAGGTGTCCCTAGATGATATCGTCGTCATCCCTACATTAGCTGTGTTGTTCACGCAAAGTGATGTGAAGATAGCTAATGCTACAGACATTCAAGAATTTCATAAAGAGGTAGCCGCAATCAAGGAATTCTTTGTGCAAGAGGCTGGTCCTCACTTAGAATTGGAGTTAGATTATCTGCAAATCGATCGCCGTCTTGCCTTATCCGAGTTTAACTCTCCCTCCAGCAATGCCTATCATCTTCTTGCTGCGAATGCAGCTCCTTTCCTACGCCAAAGCGGGATTGATCTTAAAAAGTATCCAATCGTGATCGCGTTTTGGGCCTGGGAGGGCCGCAATGTATTCGGGGCCGGAAAGGCCTATGGCGGTGCTGCGGAGGGTCCCGGTCTAGGGGTTATCGGCGGGGGTGCATATAACTCCCAGGGAGTGTTTGATGGGCCCCATGCAGCAATTAGCAGGGTGGGGATCCATGAGACCCTTCATAACATGGATGGGCTTTTCCATCAGTCCGGCATCGAGCGGTTTTGGCATGCAGACCACATGGCCGGACTTATGCCACTACTGTTGAGCGAAATGCCCGGTGCCTTCTTGCCCCGGCATACCGATGAGGAAATGCTGATCTTTGCAGAAAGAGAATCCCGTAGGGAGTACTCATTCCCCTGGCAAGATCAAATGGTGTTCTATCGACGAATGGTAAACCGTATGACCCCAGCTGAGTGGCGCATGTTGGAGTGGGGTTACCGCAAGGAGCAACGCAAAGTAGATCGGTTAACAAAGGATGTGTATCTAGAACCCCTGTACCAAAATATGTGGGTCCCAGAGGGTGACTTTGTCTATGTACCCATGATCCTCCGGGATCGGGCGCAAAAACCAATTAAATCAGCCGCGGTGAGCATCGAAGGAGAGCAGACCCTCGAGTACCAAAGCTATGCTCATACCGACGGAGCCATAGTCTTATACGAGAACGGCCTATATGGCGGCTGGTTGCCACCAGGAAAACAAGGCGAGCTTCAGGTTACCGCACAGCTGGCCGATGCACAATCTCTTTCTTCAGTGGTCAATGTCCATCGACAGAAAAGGACTATGATCGTCGCGCCGGTGCGCTGGGAATGGCATGTGGATCTGGAATCTGTATGCCGCATTCCTGTCCAAGTAGTCGCAGAGCATCTACCATTAGGCTTCGATGGTGATGCAACAGATATTGCGGTTGAACAACCCCAGCTATTTGCTCTCCTAGGCCGTGATCAACTAGAAGTTGAACAGATTAGCCCAACCGAATTTGTAGTCCTAGTTCCCACTGATGCTGTGGCGGAACAAAAAACCGTGGAGATTATGCTCGTGGCAGAGAGCCTACAAGGATACGATCAGCGTCCACTCGTGGTTGATACTGAAGTATCATGGATTTTGCGGACACGCTCTATTCATACCGAAAAGGACACCCCCACGGAAATTCCAGTCTTGGTAATCACCAGGGATAGACTTGTCGAGGGGGATTTTCTGGTTTGGGCCGAGACACCCGAGGGAGAACTAATCTTCAACAAGGAGACCGATGTACGGTACGTCGCCACATGGACGCCAAGGGAGGCAGGTACATTCACGATCAAGATTCATTCACAAAGGAAGGGCACATCATGTGTGCTAGCAGAGGAGATCACCGTCGAAGTTAAGCAATGATCCCAGTGTGTTGGTGCAACAACATCGGTCGGCATTGAAACAGACCGCGACACAGAGGAAAACACAAAGCACAAAGACATCGTCAATCACACAATGTACCTGTATAAGTTGAACAGGGTTCTGGTTTGGAACCCAGGCTCGACAGAACAGTACTTTCGTAGCACTGGAGTCCGTTTACCGTGTTAAGGCTCGGCAGTTGTACGCGCGATTAACTATATTGTGTTAGGAGGCAGTCCAAATGAAGGAACGAAGATTAGTTGTGATCATTGCTCTGGTTTGTTTGATGCTTATTGGTGTTGGCAATGTGTCTTTCGCAGAGAAGGTGAAGATTAAGGCTGTGATCTGGGGAGGTCCCTCAGAGTTAGAAGTAGAGGAGATTATTGCCGAGGAATTCAATCGACTATATCCTGATATAGAGCTCATTGTTGAGTCGTATGCTGGGTACAACGATAAAATTCTTGTGGAAACCGCCGGCGGTGTAGGCCCGGACATCATGCTGTTGGACTCCATTTCCGTTCCCTTTTGGGTGGATACGGGGATCCTATACGATCTTAACCCGTACATCGCCAAAGAACCCGGTGATTTCCTGGACCAATACTTCCCAATCGTCGTCGATGCAGGACGCATCGGGGACAGACTCTATGCCATACCGAAGGACTTTACACCCCAGGTATTATACTACAATCGACGTGCTTTTGATCTTGCCGGAGTCACAGAACCAGAACCGGGTTGGACCTGGGATGAGTTTATGGACAAAGCCCCGAAACTCACCAGCGACGAACCCCGCAGAGAAAAGTATGCAGTATTCTTTGATGACTCTACTTACCGTTGGATTAACTGGATCTGGTGTCTAGGTGGAGAAGTACTGGCTTGGGAGGATGGACAGCGCAAGGCTGATGGGTATCTAAACTCGCAGGAAACCACTGAAGCCTTTACCCAATTGATTGCCCTAAAAGACGATTACAATGTCGCCATCCCCTGGCGGGACATAGGCATATTGGGCATCGAACCATTAGTCAGTGGTCGCTGTGCTCTTTGGGGTTCAGGCCACTGGTGGCTGCAAAGTCTTCGTAAGCTGAGGGCTTTCAAACCAGAGGAGATCCGGGTAGTGGGATATCCCGTTAAAGAAGCTCGGGCTAACTTAATGGCCGAATCCGGATTTGCCATGACCAAGAACACTAAGGATCCCGAAGCAGCTTGGGAAGCAATTAAGTTCCTTTGTGGGCCCTTTGCCCAGGAAGCCCGCGCTGAAAGCGGTTTGGCCGTATCCGCTAATATTAGTGTTGCCCAGGAATTCGCCCTTTTAGACCCCATCGAAGAGGGATTCCTACTGGAAGTACCCTTCATGCGCGTGCAGGTAATTGACTATCCAAACTCCGGGGACATCAACAGTGAATTGAGCAAAGCCTTTCAAGCTATCGCCTACGAAGGCAAGGCCATAGGTCCTACCCTGGAAATTGCCGCTGAGCAAATTGACCTGATCATCAGGGAAAATCCCTGGTCGCCTTTCTGACGGGCAAAGCACATTGGTCTTAGGGGAAGCGACTGATATAGTAGTTCCCCAGCGCAAATTGATAGCACGTTCTCACAGCGGATAGCCAACCAAACAAGGTACAAACATGAAAGGAGAAAACAATGAGAAAGAGTATCCTACCGCTATCCTTGATTATCTTGTTGATGTTGTCATTAGCTCCTGCTATGGCTGAGAAAAACCCCAACAGAGCTAAAGCCTATTTCTTCGCTAAGCCCCCAGTAATTGATGGTGAACTATCGGAATGGAACCTAGCAAACCCATCGCTTGTGATTGGCCCTGGATCAAACGTGATGAAAGGAGACCTTCTCTCAGCAGAGGATCTCACCTTAAATCTTTACGTTGGATGGGACAATGACAACCTCTATTTGGCAGTGGACGTGAAGGACGATTCAGTACTAGGCACATTTGACCTCGATGATTACTGGTCCATAGACCGGGTCAACTTCGCCTTTGACGCCTTAAACAACACCACCAGCGCAAGCTACGCCACTGATAGCCCCGGAAGTGGAGAATGGGAGGATGATGATTACTGGGTCTATTTCCAACCCTTTGGTGGTGATGAGGAACAAGGTACGGTTGTGATCATGAACAATGCCAAGTTCGCCAACATAAAAGAAAAAGAGATTCATGGTGTAAGAACTGCCGACGGATATCGCTGTGAGGTGAGAATCGCCCTCACCGAACTACCGGAGTTACTCCTTAAAGAAGGGGCCGTTATTGGTTTTGACGTTTTCGTAACCGACGGTGATGTAGATGACTTTGGTATTCTCACCATGTCTGAAATTATGTGGGGTGGATTTGATTACCCCGGTGGGCTCAAGTGGCAGTTCTGGAAAGTCGGGGAATTGGAGTTCGTTAAATAACCGACTCAAAAGGCAGGGGAGGGTAACCTCCTCTGCCTTCAATGAACACGCACCCCGAGCACAGCTTCCAGAGCATTAACCACTCGTGAACTGCCTACCTCTGGGGTACGCATACCTCCACGAAGTACTCCCTCTTCTTTTTTGTAGACCTACCATCCTAGATCCCCCTGAATTGGCCACATTTAATCCTTTTGTGGGGATAATCACGTTACTAGGCCAGTGACATTCCGGGCAACATATGACCAGAGGGAAGGAGCGTGGAGATAATCAAGACCGTCACACTCCCACAACTAGATACGCGACTTTTTATGCCCACACAGGTATTCTTTGAAGAGGCGGCACTAGACTATCCTTTAGGCCGTCGCTTGCAGGAGATGTTCTCGCTTAGGGGCATCCCCCTTCAGATGACCCCATCCCACAATCGACTAAACATTGAAGGTGCAACCTATGCCGAAAGGTTTCATCGGGCCAAGGAAACATTAGTAGTGGGCGTCAAGAAAGACCTCACTTTACAGCCTTGTCGTCCATCGGCAGATTATCGCCTCATAGAAAACACTAGTTGTCCCGGTCGTTGTCATTACTGCTATCTAGCCGCAAGCCTCGGCGAGCGAGTATACATGCGGATCTATGTTAACATCGATGAAATCCTACAATCCGCACGAAAGAAGATTGTGAGCAGACAACCCCAAACAACTACCTTCGAAGCCAGCAGTTCATCGGATCCAGTGGCCCTTGAACACCTCAGCGGTTCTTTACGGAAGACAATTGAGTTTTTCGGAGAACAACGATGGGGTCGGCTCCGTGTTGTTACAAAATTTGCAAACATATCGTCGTTTCTGGATATTAACCACCAAGGCAACACGAGATTTCGATTCAGCATTAATACAGACCGGATCATCGACAATTACGAGGAACATACTGCCTCCCTTGATCAACGCTTGGAGGGAGCAAAACTTCTTTGTCAAGCAGGATATCCCATCGGATTTATTATCGCGCCCTTACTGATCTATCCCCACTGGCAGGAAGAGTACAGTGTACTGCTCGATAACGTTAAAGATACCTTAAGAGAAGTAAGTAGGGAGCAGCTCACCTTCGAACTGATCATGCATAGATTCACAGCCCGCTCTGCACGGCTTATTAAAGAACGGTTTCCCCATTCATCCTTAGATCTAAGTCAAGAGGGGCGGGTTCACAAAGGATTCGGCAAGTACGTCTATGAACCTTCTAAGGCCGAGGAGCTGGAGCAATTTTTGAGGGCAGAGATCAACAACAGATTCCCCCAAGGTGTGGTGGAATACTTCACGTAGCCTTCTTCGAGTTTGTGTATTGGAGACCGTGATCCGTCGGTTATCTGGCGGCTCCAACAACCTGCTTAGAAGGGGCGTAGAATACTTAACCGCTACCCTGCAAGGCCAATCTGGCCGAAGCAGGGTAGCAATGGCTGTTTAATCAAGGGCATACCTACCAAAACAGGTTTACTTGCATCGCACATAACCACAGGATAGTAGCATTAGCTCCCACCCGTCGCCCATGTTAGAACCCGTCTTAACCTTTGCTAGGTTGAACCTCCCTTGAAGCAACAGCCTTTTCCTGCCAACGGCCTGCTTTATAAAAAGCATAGTGGAGGAGAAAGCCGCTCAGTGAACTTAGTACAATCCCGAGCCAGACTCCTGCCACACCCAGCTGGGGTAAAGTTGAGAGATACTTAGCAAGAGGAACACGCACTACCCACAGGGATATCAGGGTAATCACCATTGTTGATGTCGTATCCCCGGCGCCACGCAAGACACCACCTAAGGTCAGCATTAATGACATCGGGATATAGGAGAAACTCATGTATTTAAGGTATAACGCGCCCTCACGAATTACATCCGGTTCTTTGGTAAACCATACAAGAAAGAATTCCGGCTTGAAATAGGAGATGAGTGAGAAGATGAGAGTAATTGCTATTCCCAGCAATGAACTCCACCGCACCGTCTCATAGACCCGCTCGGTTTTCCCCGCCCCCATATTCTGTCCAACCAAAGCAGACACAGCAATGCCAATACTCATCGCCGGCATAAATGCAAAATGATCTATTCGCGCCGCCGCGCCAAATCCTGCAACCACCGTGGCGCCAAAGCTGTTTACGAGTGCACTAACAACTAATGCGCCTAAGGAAACTAGAGCCTGCTGAATACCTGCGGGAAGTCCAATTCTGAACGTTAAACCCGTCAGCTCCCAATCAGGTCTAAAGGTCCCCGGTTTGTAGTGAACAAGACCCGATGACACATAAAGATAGCGCAGTGCCAACACCGCCGATACCACCTGGGATAGCACCGTTGCTAAGGCGGCACCCTTCACTCCCATGGGGGGAATTGGCCCTAACCCGAAAATGAAAACCGGATCCAAAACAATGTTCAGCACAGTGGTATACGCCAGAAAACGCAAGGGGGTTCGGGAATCCCCCAAACCTCTTAGAACTGAGCTGGCCACATTGTACAAGAACATAGCAACAAGCCCGGTCATAAACACCCCGAGGTAAGCATCAGCAAGATCAATGATATCCTCGGGTGTATTGATCATCTGGAGTAGGGGGCGCCTAAAAACAACACCAACCACGGACACGATGGCACCACATACAGTAAGTAACAGGACTGAATTGTTGATCGTCTTGGTGACTCTGTCTTCCTCTTGGGCACCGAAATACTGGGAAACCATGATCGTAGTAGCCATGGTAATTCCACTGATCAGAGCAATTAGCGAAAAAATGACCGGAAAGCCTACGGAAACCGCCGCAAGGGCCTCATGCCCAAGAAATCGTCCGACCCAGATACTATCTACCGTATTATACAGAGCCTGTAGTAAGTTTCCCAAGAACATAGGCAGCGAAAAACCGATTAAATGCCTTAAGATACTTCCCTCAGTGAAATCAACAGTTTTCGAGTTCTTCAATTCGAGATCCCTTCCTGGCAACAATATCATCTAGATTTGCTAAATCTGCTAATTCTATGGCCATTTTGAGCTTGGCAAGCAGCTCAACAAAACTCTCCAGCTCATCTTGAGTAAATACCTTGAAGTTCTGATCAATGCAGTAGTCGTAAACCTTGCATAAAGTCCCAAGAAGCTGAGCTGCTCTCCCTGTTAACTGCAAGCGACTAACGCGCAGATCCGCAGGTTCCTGAAGCCTTTTAACCAAACCGTCCCGTTCCAGTCGCTTCACGATTCCCGACACCGTACTAGGTGCTAAGTTCAGCTCTCGAACCACCGCCGTAAAGGTAGGCGGCTCCTTAGTATGCCCGGCAATCACCTGAAGTACTGCAAGCTGGGACGGTGTAATCCCGGTGTGCTGTCCGAACAAGAACCCAATTTGATAGCGCATACCATGAAACACATCATGGAGTAATGCTTTGACAGCCGTAATCTGCTCTGACATCACATCGGCCATAGAACGCCCCCTTCCTTTACTAGTTCGCTTACGAACTACTAACCTATGCGTTAACAACGCTATCGAATATACTACGGAAAAAGGCTAGACCTGTCAAGTTTTGAAACTGCCCTCTGCTTTTCGCCCCTAAGCAAACTAAAGCATTAGCCGACAGCAAAGACATAGATCAGCTATATTAAATGGTTGGACACAGGGTACAAAGGAGCATGGGGCGATCAAATTGAGTATATACTCGCGGATCTAGATCCTGGAAATGAATACCTACCACCGCGCAGTCTCAAAGGTAAAAGATTGTGTTTCACCCGGCTTTGTCAAATCCCAGCGGACTTAGTTACCATCAGATTCTCCATTGTATTTGCCTAATACC of the Limnochordia bacterium genome contains:
- a CDS encoding sugar ABC transporter substrate-binding protein — protein: MKTRKLAGTLALLCLIITSLTGSVLSEKVTIKAVIWGGQNELEVEQQIAEEYNRLNPHIELVVESYGASYNDKILVETAGAVGPDVMLLDSIAVPFWVDKDLLIDLKPYLERDEPDFLDQFFPNVIDAGRVGDRLYAIPKDFTPQVLYYNRRAFDLAGITEPEFGWTWEEFLEKAPKLTSDEPRRERYAAYFSDWIFRWINWVWCLGGEVLGWENGQLMADGYLDSKATTEAIGEFIALKNDYRVAISSRDVGILGVEPLLTGRCALWGSGHWWLVNLRKLRAFKPEEIRVVNYPVRVQQANLMAESGFAMTVNTKHPDEAWEVVKWLTGPFAQSARAESGLAISANIAIAQEFAYADPIEEGFLLDVPFMKVHVIEHPSYDQISSIIDTAIRSAAYDGKALGPALEIAAEQVDMVIKNNPWSPYEE
- a CDS encoding extracellular solute-binding protein is translated as MKERRLVVIIALVCLMLIGVGNVSFAEKVKIKAVIWGGPSELEVEEIIAEEFNRLYPDIELIVESYAGYNDKILVETAGGVGPDIMLLDSISVPFWVDTGILYDLNPYIAKEPGDFLDQYFPIVVDAGRIGDRLYAIPKDFTPQVLYYNRRAFDLAGVTEPEPGWTWDEFMDKAPKLTSDEPRREKYAVFFDDSTYRWINWIWCLGGEVLAWEDGQRKADGYLNSQETTEAFTQLIALKDDYNVAIPWRDIGILGIEPLVSGRCALWGSGHWWLQSLRKLRAFKPEEIRVVGYPVKEARANLMAESGFAMTKNTKDPEAAWEAIKFLCGPFAQEARAESGLAVSANISVAQEFALLDPIEEGFLLEVPFMRVQVIDYPNSGDINSELSKAFQAIAYEGKAIGPTLEIAAEQIDLIIRENPWSPF
- the splB gene encoding spore photoproduct lyase encodes the protein MEIIKTVTLPQLDTRLFMPTQVFFEEAALDYPLGRRLQEMFSLRGIPLQMTPSHNRLNIEGATYAERFHRAKETLVVGVKKDLTLQPCRPSADYRLIENTSCPGRCHYCYLAASLGERVYMRIYVNIDEILQSARKKIVSRQPQTTTFEASSSSDPVALEHLSGSLRKTIEFFGEQRWGRLRVVTKFANISSFLDINHQGNTRFRFSINTDRIIDNYEEHTASLDQRLEGAKLLCQAGYPIGFIIAPLLIYPHWQEEYSVLLDNVKDTLREVSREQLTFELIMHRFTARSARLIKERFPHSSLDLSQEGRVHKGFGKYVYEPSKAEELEQFLRAEINNRFPQGVVEYFT
- a CDS encoding MATE family efflux transporter; translated protein: MKNSKTVDFTEGSILRHLIGFSLPMFLGNLLQALYNTVDSIWVGRFLGHEALAAVSVGFPVIFSLIALISGITMATTIMVSQYFGAQEEDRVTKTINNSVLLLTVCGAIVSVVGVVFRRPLLQMINTPEDIIDLADAYLGVFMTGLVAMFLYNVASSVLRGLGDSRTPLRFLAYTTVLNIVLDPVFIFGLGPIPPMGVKGAALATVLSQVVSAVLALRYLYVSSGLVHYKPGTFRPDWELTGLTFRIGLPAGIQQALVSLGALVVSALVNSFGATVVAGFGAAARIDHFAFMPAMSIGIAVSALVGQNMGAGKTERVYETVRWSSLLGIAITLIFSLISYFKPEFFLVWFTKEPDVIREGALYLKYMSFSYIPMSLMLTLGGVLRGAGDTTSTMVITLISLWVVRVPLAKYLSTLPQLGVAGVWLGIVLSSLSGFLLHYAFYKAGRWQEKAVASREVQPSKG
- a CDS encoding MarR family transcriptional regulator — translated: MADVMSEQITAVKALLHDVFHGMRYQIGFLFGQHTGITPSQLAVLQVIAGHTKEPPTFTAVVRELNLAPSTVSGIVKRLERDGLVKRLQEPADLRVSRLQLTGRAAQLLGTLCKVYDYCIDQNFKVFTQDELESFVELLAKLKMAIELADLANLDDIVARKGSRIEELENC